TGCCATCCAGCGGTCAAGAACCTCCCGCCAGTCGCTCAGACTGCGGCGCCAGACCTCGTTTTTCGCCATGATGCCGCCGGGACAGGGCGGCACGCCGATGGCGATCAGACCATCGATAAGTTCGTGGCTGAAATCCTCGAGGGCCTTGACCTCGGCTGCGGAAAGCCCGTCGTCATAAACGATGGCATTGTCCTGATCCGTCGTCAGCGTCTGCTCGCGACGCCCCTCGCTGCCGAGCACGACGAAGGCAAATCTCTTGGTCAGATCGGCAAAGCGCTCTTCGCGCAACAATAAAATCAGGCGCAGCAGAATCCGGTCATTGAGATGGGCGATGGTGCGCACAAGATCGCGCGTCGCCACACCCGTGCCGACCAGATGCACGACCAGATCCTGCACCTGGCGATGCAGATCCTTGAGCGCCTCGACCGAGTGGGCCTCCTCGATGTCGCGCATCAGTTTCTGCGGCGAGCGGCTCTGCAGACGCAGGATGTCCGAATCGGTGATGATACCCGCCAACTCCCCCCCGGCATTCACCACGCCCACGCGATGGATGCCGTTGCGGGTCATGCGGTAGAGGGCCTCGAAAAGGTAATCGTCCTCGTTGACGACGATGAGGGGAGAATTCATGACGGAACTCACCAAAAGATCCCGAGGATTCTCGCCGCGCGCCACCACCTTGTTGCGAAGGTCGCGATCCGTCAGGATGCCGATGGGGGCGCCACCTTC
This is a stretch of genomic DNA from Geoalkalibacter sp.. It encodes these proteins:
- a CDS encoding putative nucleotidyltransferase substrate binding domain-containing protein gives rise to the protein MPAENVFFLPVKDFCQKNVVTCSPGQPLVEVAGVMREKNISSVIVCEGGAPIGILTDRDLRNKVVARGENPRDLLVSSVMNSPLIVVNEDDYLFEALYRMTRNGIHRVGVVNAGGELAGIITDSDILRLQSRSPQKLMRDIEEAHSVEALKDLHRQVQDLVVHLVGTGVATRDLVRTIAHLNDRILLRLILLLREERFADLTKRFAFVVLGSEGRREQTLTTDQDNAIVYDDGLSAAEVKALEDFSHELIDGLIAIGVPPCPGGIMAKNEVWRRSLSDWREVLDRWMATATPENILNGSMFFDLRTLHGDPGFEKALKVHVAQRLKRGEGFLAHAAANVLRFKPPLSLLGRIKAESKGDYAGMIDVKKAGIFAITEGIKVLALEAGLMQGGTRERMKGLLDAGVLEPKQFEALEASYNFLVYLRLRGQVAALRDGREPSNYISLDQLNRMEAGRLQLALQEVGKFQDYLRMHFQLNYLG